Part of the Henckelia pumila isolate YLH828 chromosome 2, ASM3356847v2, whole genome shotgun sequence genome is shown below.
ATAGATTGGTAATTTGCCAAACTTCAATATTTCAATAACAAAAGTACTTACTCTACTGAAAAATCAATTTGGCGAAAAACGTTCATTCGCAAATACTTAGTCGTATAGGGGTGACAAATATTCTCGAAATCTTGACATTTCTCGAATCTCATCTCTTTTTTGTCTCGAAAAAAAtctcaacccaaaattttttcgACTCGAATTTCGAGATTTTTTTCATCCCTAGAGGGATCGGGAATAAAATCGTATCCCGACGAAATTCCTGACTCGTcccaaaataatattattatatatttttaatactttattaatattttaagctAAATATTATTGGGTTTGAACCCATAAAACAATTAATTGTTGatttaattcacataattatttattattggaACGATCGAATTGTAGAATCATGaaataacattttatttttgcgtatttttaaaaaatattaaattataattcaattaatttatatttataattatctaattagtcGTAGAATAAGAGATGTGTTGGGGATCGTGTGTGTGtatagaggggggtgaatacacacttttaaaatattttgagctgcaatagctcgttcttgaaatgttcgAATACGAACCGAGCACCGATaaattatatcgagtttggttaCAAAATCAAGCGGAAAATACTCGAAATAATCCATCTAAAAACTGATTAAAACTTCGAGAAATCGTTTGAAAAAATTACAAGTTAAGATAGTAAAAACAttttggttgaagcattttatcaaacactttgtatgcaatattttggtactttaaagaacatataaaatgctacaacaaatcatgcaaaaacagcaacaataagtaaatgcaataaagaaaagatGCAaggatttgtttatggatgttcggagctcaatctcctacgtcaccccttttttctcctcggaaggatccactggaagactttgagtattacaacgtcttgtaatcaCCCCACTCCAACTCTAGGACTTACCCACTACCTAAATCGGAACTCCTACATTCATACTCGATTGTAGGCCGCAACCTCACAATTCGCATAATGTTTAATGtctttatgccaagactacaaacatAATTTTTAACATCTTTGTgtaagactctcactcaactaatcatCAAAGTACATCTCTCGTATATGTGTGAGTGAGTTGATGGGGTGTAAAGAACTTGTCTGGAGAAGCTCAAGAAATCTGTTGATGTGTTCTTCATACTTTGGGTTTGCTCTCAACTAGCTGATAGATCTGTTTTGATGCCCTCTCTTGATGTGGAAAAACTTTAACAAGCTGAATGTTCTTTTGGATGTCCACTCTCTTTTCTTCAATGTCTAGATCttgtatttataggctccaagaATGATATAGACGTTAGACACAATAATATGACTGTTGGAAAAGGTTGTGTACAGTTTCTGATATCACAACGTTCTTTCTGGACTGTAGCTTTGACCGTTTGACTAGATCTGGATCTGAAGCAGTAGACAGGCGAGATCAGGTGACAAGCTTGGTGAGCAGTTGATGTCTTCGAGTCGGTTGTCATGCTTAGATCGGTTTATATCTTCAAGTTGGTCGGTTGATATAGAACCGGTGACATTTCTCGGCTGCTTGAGTTGCTTCTGTCTGTTCAGATGTCTGTAACTCCTTTTGTGTTGACTTCTGGGTAAattaataaacataaaaattgtAGCCCTTGATCTTGGCTTTCCACTGCCACAAGTATTACTCAATTTGGAGTTCATATGAAAACGTTATTCCCGAAATACCAGAGATGCTCAAATTAGTTGAGGATCAAGTCGGTCGAGGATATGTTGATCCGTCGAGGTATTGTAGATCTTGATGCGTTGATTTTTGGGCTAAGTGatgaacataaaagttgtatccctttctcttttctttccaACGCATCAAGAATAACTCCTTTTGGACTTAATATGAGAGAGATATGCTCAATCTACCATACCGAATACATCCTCGAGTTCTGTTATCAACCTGTGCAGAACCTGCAACTTCAACGTAATTTATCGTCTTCTTAGACTCCGATTCACACTCTGACTTGTGAAGATGATTTTTAGATCATATTCATATCTTTCCAATGCATACTGAATCATTACATTAGGATCATGGAGCTGAGAGATATGACTATTAAACCATAATTGGTCTGTCAATACATCTGATGTCATCTTGTTCATCTAGTTCACTCTTGAGGTAGCAGTTTGACCTGGATATCATCCGAATTCGTCCAACTGTCATAATAAATGACTTCTATACTTTTGTGTTGGCTATGCAACGGTTTAGGCGGCTGGTCATTTGGTTCATCGAGCTACGAGATATGCTTAAAACAAGCAGTTGCGCCAGAAACTAAGTTGAGCTAAGATTGTATTCCGACAACTTAGCACTTTCAATTTATCTTCTATCAGCTGCACACTTGGTAAATATGTTAAAAACACAAtgacaagttttgttatcatcaaaatcaagattgcttgcATTTTCGGACCCAACAAGATGCAATTTAACAATCTATTTAACAAATTTTATCTAGTAATTTGTAtctgaatattttattaataattatccgatGCAAAATACGATGTTCTTCTCTTGACAAAACCTTGAACCATTATtcgaaatataatattatatgttttaagttgaatatttatttttttattagaaaTACAAGTTTTTGAAtagtattttttaataaaataatcatttttttaacgaaatcaagaacatgaaaaaaaaattcgggattTTTTCTTCCTACCCGACGAGATCCCGAATGTTCGACCCCGAAATATTTCGGATACgagatcaagaaaaaaaaaagttttccaGATTTTTTTCAAGACAGAAATTGGATAGGAGTGTTACGAGACAGATTCCGACCCTATTTCACCTCTCCTTAGCCAGTTGTATTACAATCTTGGGCGAGCCTTGATAAACTTAATGGGCCGCAAGCAGGGCCCTTTCTGTCAAGCCCAAATATATTAATCGAAACTCTGGTTGTCACCAACCTTTCCATaaactaattaaaaatattattaataatttagtTATCCCTTCTTGTGTTTATTATCGTTTGTGATTGGTGTTAAAACACACATGATATGCATCTATTTGactcatttatttattatttgggaGTTATTCTTATATATGTAAATTCaactataattaattattttcagttgatttattaattatgggaaaAGACATATTGCACGAAACAACtgatattttattgaatatattacaattacacttgaaattacatTTTATTACACAATTTCGACAAATTAAATACCCAATCCGGAAACGAGAAAGTAAATGAGAAAGtaaacacagaaaatactgacGAAACACACATACATAACACTTAACGTACAgttgaaatatataatattggTCACTTAAAATCTTAATATATATAGTTGAGAAGTACTGGATCCATCTTCCTTATGTGCACTTAGGCACATAAGACTTAGCGGTTGGGGTGACAAATATTCTCGAAATCCAGACATTTAATTTCTCGAATCTCATCCATTTCGTTTCGAAAAAATCTCAACCCGACATTTTTCCGACCTGAATTTTTGGGACTTTTTTcatcccgattaatatcgggaAAGGGATCGAGAATAAAATCGTATCCCGACGAAATTCCCGACGGAATTCCCGACCCGTAccgaaataatattataatatattttaatattttattaagagTTTTTAGCTAAATATTATTGGgtttcaactcatataacaattaattatggatttaattcacataattatttattgttaGAACGAGCGAATTGTAGAATCACGaaataacattttatttttgcgtattttttaaaaatattaaataataatacaattaattcatatttataattatataattagaaCAAATACGTAGAATAAGAGATGCaatttgacaatctatttaacaaaTTTTATCTAGTAATTATTTGTAtccgaacattttattaataattatccgatACACAATACGATGTTCTTCTCTTGACAAAACTTTGAAGCAGTAtctgaaatattttaatattatatgttttaagttgaatatttatttttttaatttagaaatacaagtttttaaatatatagtattttttaataaaataattattttttttggacgAAATCTCGAACATACAAAAAAATTCAGGATTTCTTCTCCCTATCCGACGAGATCCTGAATGTTCGGGATCCTGAATATTCTTGTCTCGAAATGTGTCGAGAACAGGAAATTGGGTAGGAGGGTTACGGAAAGAGTTCCGATCCTTTTCCACCCCTACTTAGCCCGTTGTGCTACAGTTTGGGGCGAGACACGATAAACTTAATGGGCCGCAAGCAGGACCCATTCTGTCAAGCCCAAATATATTAGTCCAAACTCTAGCTAGCTAGTTGTCACCAACCTTTACATaaactaattaaaaatattattaataatatagtTATCCCTCTTGTGTTTATTAGTACCGTTTGTGATTGGTGTTAAAACACACATATGCATCTATTTGACTCATTTATTATTTGGGAGTTATTCTTATATATGTAAATTCaactaaaatttattttcagttGATGTATTAATTATGGGAAGACATGCACGAAACAACtgatattttattgaatatattACAATTACACTTGCAATCACATTTAATTTATAACACAAAATAGACAAAGACCCAATCCAGAAAGAAGATACATAAAATAAGAAAGTAAATGAGAAAATAGACACAAAAAATACTGACGAAAACACATAACACTTAACATACAgttgaaatatataatattgatGATCACTTAAAATCTTAACATATATAATTGAGAAGTGGATCCTTATGATGCCTATTATATAATTGAGAAGTGGATCCTTATGTGCACTTAGGCATATCAGGTGGTGGTGAAGCCATCTAAGCATTTCGTCCTTTGTCATTCTTAATTATGAATGTCATTCCCATTCCACAGCTTACATGCCTCTCAAAATGGCAGTGCATGAACCAAACTCCtgcaatattaatatttttctcaaattaaaagtcaaaaaatattttatttttgcgtatttttttaaaaatattaaattataattcaattaattcatatttataattatctaattagtcGTAGAATGCAATTTGAAAATCTATTTAACAAATATTATCTAGTAATTTGTatccaaatattttattaataattatccgatGCAAAATACGATGTTCTTCTCTTTACAAAACCTTGAACCAttatacaaaatataatattaaattttttaagttgaatatttatttttttatttagaaataCAAGTTTCTACAtagtattttttaataaaataataatttttttttaacgaaATCTAGAAGAGATCCCGAATGTTGGGTCCCGAAATATTTCTGGTACGGGAtcgaggaaaaaaaaaagttttacaGATTCTTTTCGGGACAGAAATTAAGTAAGAGAGTTATGGGACAGATTCCGACCATGCATATTCCACCCCTACTTAGCCAGTTGTGCTACAGTCTTGGGCGAGCCACGATAAACTTAATGGGCCGAAAGCAAGGCCCATTCTGTCAAGCCCAAATATATTAATCGAAACTTTAGTTGTCACCAACCTTTACATaaactaattaaaaatattattaataatttagtTATCCCTTCTTGTGTTTACTATCGTTTGTGATTGGTGTTAAAACACACATGATATGCATCTATTTGACTCATTTAGTATTTGGGAGTTAttcttatatatttaaattcaactaaaattaattattttcagttgatttattaattatggaaagACATGCACAAAACAGCtgatattttattgaatatattACAATTACACTTGCAATTACATTTTATTACACAATTTCGACAAAGACCCAATCCAAAAAGAAGATACATAAAACGATAAAGTAAATGAGAAAATAGACACAGAAAATACCGACGAAAACACATAACACTTAACGTACAGttgataatatataattggtgatcacttaaaatcttaatatatttaattgagaAGTGGATCCTTATGTGCACTTAGGCATATCAGGAGGTGGTGGAGCCATCTGAGCATTTCTGCCTTTGCCATTCTTGATGATGAATGTCATTCCCATTCCCCAGCTTACATGCCTCTCAAAATGGCAGTGCATGAACCAAACTCCTGCATTAAAAATGAAACGATTAaacaatattataattatatataaatactcTCTCAAATTAAAGTCGAAGAAGTACCTGGATTATTTGCCTTGAATCGTATCgcggtccaaccatttctcggAACCGCGATTGTCTCCATTAAAGGAGGGTCTTTGAGGTTGTAGTTCTGAGGATGTACGTTCTGGTCGAAGTTTCCTAAGTCGGACCCGACAACATAGAAACTATGGCCGTGTAAGTGCATAGGATGATCAATCCCTCCCACGATATTAGTGGCTTGGAACACGAGTTCCACATTAGTGTTATGTTCAAGAACAAGCACGCGAGTTCCGTTCTCAGGATCCTGCAGATTAGGGGTAATGGGTCCTGTATAATTGAACTGATACAAGGGCGATTCAGGAAAGTCTGGTGTGTAAACTCCCGGTATGTTATTGTAATAAGCTTCAAGAATCGATGTGTTGGGCAGCAACAAGGTTATATTGTTCACACTCGCCAGTAATCGGCCTCCACCGGGCCCTTCGCATGATGTGTTGCTGCTGCAGTTGCGTAAGTTCACCGAAACGGTGAAGAATAAAGTTTTGTCGACGGTTTGAGGGACGTCGACGGGGTGTTTTTTGTCGGCCAAGCTTTTGAGCTGATTCGTGAAATTCACCGACGCATGGGTGTCGTTGAAGTCGGGGAAGTCGGGGACGGTCAGATTCGTGGGAGGGGTGTAGTTTCCGGCGTATTCTATGATACCTGTGGTGATGCCCGTGTCGAAAATCCCTGAACTGGCGTACACTCGGGCAGCCATGTAATAGTGACTAGGTGTTTGATTGGCATGTAGCAAGAAATCTATGGTTTGGCCTGGGGAGATTGTTATGTAATCGCTGTCTAAATGCTTGGTGTAGCTTGCGTCTGATCCGACAACAGTGATGTTATGATTGGCGATTTTGAAGAACATGATGTTGTTCATTATTGAATTCACCAGACGGAATAAGTAGGTTTTACCGAATTCCACAGTCACCTTAAACGTATCTGCATGCATGCGTCGTCATTCAATTTGcatgaattattgatttatAGATTAAACTACATGGTGTGTGtacaataatattattttatacatttaattattattttcggAAGATAATATTTAAGTGAAACCTTGTTTTGAGCATGGATATAGATCGCCGGGTTGACCATTTAGAAGGAAAGCATCGGAATTATTAGGGTCTCCCCCACTTTTTAAAAATTCTTCCATAACCTCTTGTATATCAGCTTTCCACCACTCCCCTGCGAAAGAACACAAAATCTTCCAACTTTTAGTAGTACTGATCGTGTAAcaaggaaaaatatatatatatatatatatagaatacaTACCAATTAAAAGGGGGAATTCGGCGGCGGGTGTAGGGAAGGGATAGTTGTCTCCTTTCTCTGGTAAGATGACGAGTGCGCCGTAGACCGTCGCGCGCGACCAGTCATTGTGTGCGTGCCACCATAGAGTACCTTCCTCGTCGGAGAGAACAATACTGTACTTGAATCTTTGGCCAGGTTTGATGGGACACTGGGTCACGAATTCGGGGCCATCCCACCAAGGATATCTTGGCATTTTCACTCCATGcctaaaaaacaaataaaatgagACCAACACGTAcgttaattatttttttggttgaATTTAAGCTCAAAATGTACAATGGTATTTTGTAAATATGATATGATTattaattttgaagaagaaattgttattatatataaagtattttatttttatttttttcttgcctttttttttttttgagcttGTAATAGAGATTGTTACAAGAAATGATGTagaaagattttatatatatatctcgTTCATATATAAATGTTATGCAAAATGTTATACCAGTGGATGGTTACATGATGCGAAGCATTATTAACAAGATCAACATTGACTAAATCTCCCTTTCTTGCAACAATAGTAGGCCCTGGTGACTGTCCATTTATCGTCAAAATTGTAGAGTTCGAGCAAAGCTTGGTGTACACTGTATCTTCAAGCTGCATACATATTATAAATGTAACATGAAAACATTATTATACATTTCACAAAAAAgaattctatatatataaaacgaATTTGTTGCAAACCACGtacttgtttcaaaaaaaaaatcaacaaaggaaaaaatagatgaaaaataatttcattaatTTCTAACATATATAATTGTGAGCATGCAAGCTGCATACCACAAACTTGTAGTTTCGGATTGCCGCATCGGTCGCTAGTACACTACAAAGAAGAACAACACTTACGAAAGGCAAGATAAAAAcattcattttcaattttttttttttttttttttttttgcactaaaaaattcaaaacattgcAATGATTTCTTATAGCTTAATTAATAATTAGTATTTTGCTGTACAAGCGAGAGCAAACGATCCAGTACTATTTATACTAGTTGGGCGAGGTGATCACATTGCAGTGCttcaatttaaattaattttaaaaatagtgGCTGCATGCATGTGTTATTCatgtgatttaaatttcaaataattcctattttttttccaataattCATACACAGCCAAATATGGAAGTCTCAACTAGCGATCTATTATTATTCGCTCTATTATTATCAATTCAGATATAGTATTTGATCATATGAAATAGTTAAAACTTAAACCTTATCGAAAATTACGCAAGTTAATCAACTGCGGTGACGCCTTCAATAATATTTCGTAGTTAAACCttatatatcaaaaatataatatgcAAAAAAATTAATCCTTATATGTGGTCatgaatatat
Proteins encoded:
- the LOC140884715 gene encoding laccase-14-like, translating into MNVFILPFVSVVLLCSVLATDAAIRNYKFVLEDTVYTKLCSNSTILTINGQSPGPTIVARKGDLVNVDLVNNASHHVTIHWHGVKMPRYPWWDGPEFVTQCPIKPGQRFKYSIVLSDEEGTLWWHAHNDWSRATVYGALVILPEKGDNYPFPTPAAEFPLLIGEWWKADIQEVMEEFLKSGGDPNNSDAFLLNGQPGDLYPCSKQDTFKVTVEFGKTYLFRLVNSIMNNIMFFKIANHNITVVGSDASYTKHLDSDYITISPGQTIDFLLHANQTPSHYYMAARVYASSGIFDTGITTGIIEYAGNYTPPTNLTVPDFPDFNDTHASVNFTNQLKSLADKKHPVDVPQTVDKTLFFTVSVNLRNCSSNTSCEGPGGGRLLASVNNITLLLPNTSILEAYYNNIPGVYTPDFPESPLYQFNYTGPITPNLQDPENGTRVLVLEHNTNVELVFQATNIVGGIDHPMHLHGHSFYVVGSDLGNFDQNVHPQNYNLKDPPLMETIAVPRNGWTAIRFKANNPGVWFMHCHFERHVSWGMGMTFIIKNGKGRNAQMAPPPPDMPKCT